In Schizosaccharomyces osmophilus chromosome 2, complete sequence, the following proteins share a genomic window:
- a CDS encoding zf-C2H2 type zinc finger protein/UBA domain protein translates to MTLKCSDCGKLLSSIEMAEFHGVKSGHENFEETEEEVQQRSPEEIKAAIEAMKKKAEEKKKQQKALEQEENKKNFRILQKSNDETAEAKRQLQNQTRLREFQKMRQQKLEDQEQRKKILAEIEADKKKRAAATSSATKTASSTDAPATEKPSTSASPSTSATTKAASRGPPSSGRFSIRHQGQVCNLVIPAEQTLQDVAQQVSEKLHVPIPSAFTTTFPRATYKADVFERPISQLKDIFPSAVLLPSWQ, encoded by the exons ATGACTTTGAAATGCTCTGATTGCGGTAAGCTGCTCTCGTCCATCGAGATGGCAGAGTTCCATGGCGTCAAGTCGGGTCatgaaaactttgaagaaacagaagaagag GTTCAACAGCGTTCTCctgaagaaatcaaagcaGCTATCGAggcaatgaaaaagaaggcagaagagaagaagaagcaacaGAAAGCTCTGGAACAGgaggaaaataaaaagaactttagaattcttcaaaagtctAACGATGAAACCGCTGAAGCCAAGCGACAACTCCAAAATCAAACACGTCTCCGTgagtttcaaaagatgcgccaacaaaaacttgaagATCAAGAACAAcgaaaaaagattttggcCGAAATTGAGGCggataaaaagaaacgtgCTGCTGCTACTTCGTCAGCTACGAAAACCGCTTCCTCTACTGATGCCCCTGCTACGGAAAAGCCGTCAACTTCAGCTTCCCCTTCTACCTCTGCTACTACGAAAGCCGCTTCTCGTGGTCCTCCTTCTTCGGGTCGTTTCTCCATTCGCCATCAAGGGCAAGTGTGTAATCTTGTCATACCGGCAGAGCAGACTTTACAAGATGTCGCGCAACAAGTTTCTGAGAAACTTCACGTGCCTATACCTTCTGCATTTACGACAACATTTCCTCGCGCAACCTACAAAGCTGATGTTTTTGAACGTCCCATTTCCCAGTTAAAAG ACATCTTTCCTTCTGCCGTACTACTACCAAGTTGGCAATAA
- the scs22 gene encoding VAP family protein Scs22, which translates to MSVECKSSIFFPRPLTQLVKRDFQLFNPSPVPIGFKVKTTAPKQYCVRPNGGRIDPHSSASIQVILQPLDHEPAPNAKCRDKFLVQSAELRPELEGVDITEIWNQVRREDIHERKIRCFFGDPSEEEALHRHKNSLSSSAGSAAFVSQGPNPAYGRQAQQPSGNSGPPIVTQPAQTPRSSVDAPGPSTTASKAAPPTYTGEPFAATTNTTHSNTSAPAPAPASNPINPRFQSAVAMSPTEPKSSTTTHFGNTLLPATKSTSTFGRPTSGAKVVPQIHNTVTIQTAVLLAVICFLVGLLF; encoded by the exons ATGTCAGTTGAATGCAAGAGCTCAATTTTCTTCCCAAGGCCACTTACTCAACTGGTCAAGCGAgattttcaattgtttaATCCGTCCCCCGTACCTATCGGCTTCAAGGTCAAAACAACTGCTCCAAAGCAGTATTGTGTGCGTCCCAATGGCGGCAGAATCGACCCTCATTCATCTGCGTCCATTCAAG TCATCTTGCAACCTTTGGATCATGAGCCAGCACCTAATGCCAAGTGCCGTGACAAGTTTCTCGTTCAAAGTGCAGAACTTCGACCGGAACTTGAAGGAGTTGACATTACTGAGATC tgGAATCAAGTAAGAAGAGAAGACATTCATGAGCGTAAAATCCGCTGCTTTTTTGGTGACCCCtcggaagaagaagctttaCACCGCCACAAAAATTCTTTATCAAGCTCTGCAGGTAGTGCTGCTTTTGTATCTCAGGGTCCCAATCCTGCCTATGGCAGACAAGCTCAACAACCTTCTGGAAATTCTGGTCCCCCTATTGTCACACAGCCTGCTCAAACGCCTCGTTCCTCGGTTGATGCGCCTGGCCCCTCAACGACAGCTTCAAAGGCCGCACCCCCAACTTATACAGGTGAGCCGTTTGCCGCAACTACAAATACAACGCATTCAAATACTTCTGCTCCTGCACCTGCACCTGCATCCAATCCCATCAATCCCCGATTTCAATCGGCAGTTGCTATGTCGCCTACTGAGCCAAAATCATCGACGACTACTCATTTTGGAAACACACTTTTACCGGCTACAAAATCTACGTCTACCTTTGGTCGACCCACGAGTGGCGCCAAAGTTGTACCTCAAATTCACAATACTGTCACTATACAAACTGCTGTTTTATTGGCCgttatttgtttcttggTAGGCCTTCTATTCTAA
- the cut8 gene encoding tethering factor for nuclear proteasome Cut8 — protein METLSYSYMKKRKADSDEPIVKKARQLPVGNQLPLPRLFQYTEKQQLVSLLLQCVEKHPDLGRDIREKLPVPSLETCIGTMQKLSETLHSSFPYGGDKRGEYAFNRIREKYMAVLHALNDLVPCYLPPHSTCFEYNFAFLDAATNVVHQLPEFHNPNHNVYKSQAYYELTGAWLVVLKQLEERPILPLLPIEELEEHNQKSHNRLQEAVVYLKELRENEPILRDRNAAIQQLQAPQNHLHYYGATNGMNVGNESGIGWLNTHQYI, from the coding sequence atggaaacacTCTCTTATTCTTATATGAAGAAGCGCAAAGCGGATTCTGATGAACCTATAGTGAAAAAAGCTCGACAATTGCCTGTTGGAAATCAACTACCTCTACCTCGTTTGTTTCAGTATACAGAAAAACAACAGCTGGTATCCTTGCTGCTTCAATGTGTTGAGAAGCATCCAGATTTAGGACGCGATATTCGTGAAAAGTTACCCGTACCTTCCTTGGAAACATGCATCGGTACCATGCAAAAATTGTCCGAAACGTTGCACTCTTCTTTCCCCTACGGTGGGGATAAGAGAGGAGAGTATGCATTTAACCGAATTCGTGAAAAGTACATGGCTGTTTTACATGCTTTAAATGATTTAGTTCCATGTTATTTACCCCCTCATTCCActtgttttgaatataatTTTGCCTTCTTGGATGCTGCTACTAACGTCGTTCATCAGCTCCCGGAATTTCATAATCCTAATCATAATGTTTATAAAAGCCAAGCTTACTATGAGCTTACAGGAGCTTGGCTGGTGGTACTTAAACAATTGGAGGAGCGGCCGATTCTGCCGCTTTTGCCAATCGAAGAATTGGAGGAGCATAATCAAAAATCCCATAACCGGTTACAAGAGGCTGTTGTATATTTAAAGGAATTACGAGAAAACGAACCAATTTTACGAGATAGAAACGCTGCTATTCAACAACTACAGGCACCACAAAATCATTTACACTACTATGGAGCAACTAATGGAATGAACGTGGGAAACGAAAGCGGAATTGGATGGTTGAACACGCATCAATATATCTAG